AGGTTGGAACCGGCCCGGATCGAGGACCCGCCCTCGACCACCGTCAGCTGGGCGGAGAGCGGCGAGTTCACCTGGATCGTGAGCACCCCGCTCGCGCGGTTCCCGGACGCGTCGACGTAGGTGAACGTCGCGAAGTAGATGCCGGGCGAGGAGTAGGCGTGCTGGGCGACCGAGTCCGAGCTGCCGTGGCCGTCCCCGAAGCTCCAGCTCTGGCTGACCAACGCCGTACCGCCGCTGACGCTCGCGGCGAGCGTGACCGGGATCCCGGGATCCGTCACGTTGGTCGGCGACGCGGACACGACGACCGACGGCAGCGGCATGACCGACACCGCCGACGTGTTGCTCGAGAGGCCGCCACCCGCATCGGTCGCGGTCACCGTGAGCAGGTATCGGCCGGGGGCGGCGTAACTGTGAGTGACGGAGTTTCCCGAGCCGGTCGAACCGTCGCCGAACGCCCAGGCGACGCTGATCGGCGCCGTCCCTCCCGAGATCGAGACCGACGCGCCGAGGGTCTGGCCGACATCGACCTCAACGGGCCAGGGCACTGCGAACATCACGGTGAGCGCGATCGTGGGGTTCACGGAGAGGATGGTCGAGCCGCTGGTGGTGTAACCGAGCGAGTCGACGATGCTCGCCTCGATCGTGTAGGCCCCCGGGCCGGAGGGGACGCAGGGCAGCGACGTGGTATTCGCGCTCGCGCACGAGCCGGGGAGGCCCGTGTACGAGATCGTGGACGGCCCCGCCCCCCCGATGTACGCGAGCGACACCGTGGTGGGGGTCCCCGCGTCGATCGGGTTCGGCGTGGCGGCGAGGTAGGAGATCTGGGGCGGGCTCGCGATCACGCTGAGCGTCCCGGACGCATCGTTGGCGACCCAGATCTCGCCCGAGCCGGGGGCCGAACCTCCCGGAAGATTCGCCGGCACCGCGACGAGCGGCAGCTGCCCGGCCGGTATCGTGACGATCGAACCCTGGCTCGCGGCGAGCGAGGCGCCGTCGATGACCGTCAGGTTGCCCGAGTACGGGGCCAGCAGGGCGGAGCTGCCGTTCGTGGCGACGTAGAGGTCCGCGCGCGACGGGTCGTAGACGATCGACCAGGCGACCACGTGGACCCCGACGGAGATCGGCGCCGAGACGATCTTTCCAGTAACGGGCGAGATCGCGTACGCGGCGCGGCCGAGCGCGTAGACGAGCTGGTCGGCCGCGTCGTAGGCGACGGAGACCGCGTGGGGCACCGACGTGATCCACGGTAGGGTCTCGAGTCCCGTCGTGGCGTTGAGCACGGCGATGCTCGAGTTGGTGAGGTCGACGGAGAACAGCTCGTTCGTGACGGGGTCGAAGGTCGCCCCGCGCAGGTTGAGCGTGCCGATGCCGATGCCCGTGAGGATCGCGCCGGTGAGAGTCGACAGGTGCAGCGCGAGCAGCCCGGAGACCGAGTTCAGGTCCCAGAGCAGGTTGGCGGTCGTGTCGACGATGAGGTCCGTGTTGTTGCCGAGCAGGGTCGTGTTGTTGACGACGGCGGCCCCGGTAGCGGCGTCGATGGCCTGGATGCCCCCGGAGTAGCCGACGTAGGCGATCCCGGAGGTAGGACTGTCCACGATGGCGTCGGGCGTGGAGGGCAGCAGGTATGGCTCTCGGGCGGTGGAGAGGGAGCTTGCGTTGAGGAAGTCGATGGCGTTCGATGTGCGATCGGTCGACAGAATGCGGTTCGAGAGCGGGTCGTAGGCCGCGTCGCCCGGTCGGGCTCCCAGCGAAGGCGAAAGCTGCGTCGGCATTGATGTACTCAGGTTAACGATCGTGAGAGTGCGCGACTTGTTGCTCCAGGCGTACAGAGCGCCGGTCGAGGGGTCCAACGCCAGCTTGGAGGGCGTATTGACCGCGTCCAGATCCTTCGAGATAACCGTACCGGTCGTGACATTGACGAGAGCAAGCTTCGTCCCGGTGTTGTTGGCGAAGACGTAGTCACTCCCGTTCAGGCTAGCCACGACTGAACTGACACCCACACCTGAAGCCACGAGCGCGGTTACGACTCCGCTCGACGCCTGGACCACGGGCATGAGGGAGGAGCTCGGCAATCCGACTGCAACCAGCCCTGTCGACGCCGAGTAGCCTAGGGATGTTGGCGCCGCGGCGAGGGGCACGGGCGCAGTCACAGTATTTGACGACGTGAGAATTCGCGTAAGATTGGTGGCTAGCGAGTTGGCGGTCAGAACGATCCC
This region of Thermoplasmata archaeon genomic DNA includes:
- a CDS encoding PKD domain-containing protein gives rise to the protein TTDTWAHPALPVGSDPSAILYDPASKNLYVANAGSSNVTVINGSTNSIQVRGIATGAGPVALADNPTYGIVLTANSLATNLTRILTSSNTVTAPVPLAAAPTSLGYSASTGLVAVGLPSSSLMPVVQASSGVVTALVASGVGVSSVVASLNGSDYVFANNTGTKLALVNVTTGTVISKDLDAVNTPSKLALDPSTGALYAWSNKSRTLTIVNLSTSMPTQLSPSLGARPGDAAYDPLSNRILSTDRTSNAIDFLNASSLSTAREPYLLPSTPDAIVDSPTSGIAYVGYSGGIQAIDAATGAAVVNNTTLLGNNTDLIVDTTANLLWDLNSVSGLLALHLSTLTGAILTGIGIGTLNLRGATFDPVTNELFSVDLTNSSIAVLNATTGLETLPWITSVPHAVSVAYDAADQLVYALGRAAYAISPVTGKIVSAPISVGVHVVAWSIVYDPSRADLYVATNGSSALLAPYSGNLTVIDGASLAASQGSIVTIPAGQLPLVAVPANLPGGSAPGSGEIWVANDASGTLSVIASPPQISYLAATPNPIDAGTPTTVSLAYIGGAGPSTISYTGLPGSCASANTTSLPCVPSGPGAYTIEASIVDSLGYTTSGSTILSVNPTIALTVMFAVPWPVEVDVGQTLGASVSISGGTAPISVAWAFGDGSTGSGNSVTHSYAAPGRYLLTVTATDAGGGLSSNTSAVSVMPLPSVVVSASPTNVTDPGIPVTLAASVSGGTALVSQSWSFGDGHGSSDSVAQHAYSSPGIYFATFTYVDASGNRASGVLTIQVNSPLSAQLTVVEGGSSIRAGSNLTLEVSVHGGTAPYTIIWGFGDGSYAYNPQVEHGYTTPGNYSISLFVEDAVGAQWNTTYRLAVTAVSTPAPSLTAGYETLFLGLVIGAAVAALLLYLAGRSRRRSPPPPTQYAGPESTGAEPGAEAEGGGITPWRED